The nucleotide sequence TTAACTCATTTTTAAATCAACAACAGACGCTCTTTTACATAGTCTGGAGGAGCCATTGGACGACCTGTTTTCATGTTCACAAACACCAAAATTGAATTCGCAATTGTTAACAACTCCATTTTCTCATTATAGATCTCATAATCAAATTCAATCTTAACAGAAGTCTGCGCTTTAAATAGTGTTTTAACAGTAATTAAATCATCATAGCGCGCTGGTTTTTTATAATTTATATTTAGCGAAACAACAGGCAACATCACCCCAT is from Flavobacterium sp. NG2 and encodes:
- a CDS encoding thioesterase family protein, giving the protein MKEFEFKVRVRYSETDQMGVVYHGNYAQYFEMGRVEWLRNMGVSYKWMEENGVMLPVVSLNINYKKPARYDDLITVKTLFKAQTSVKIEFDYEIYNEKMELLTIANSILVFVNMKTGRPMAPPDYVKERLLLI